A region from the Vicia villosa cultivar HV-30 ecotype Madison, WI linkage group LG3, Vvil1.0, whole genome shotgun sequence genome encodes:
- the LOC131660069 gene encoding probable glycosyltransferase At5g03795 isoform X2 has translation MLDLAVTKKKMDLGFLRFLCQRETRRLVSLLGVTIALLFVLQFSELPNSEFFSSLTAKIKSFTMDTPMVNSSSISPQSSSLDQVASLEKGKGVETVVVFRNDSSSMSSVDGKDVNLTSQGNQSSLLAPQPMVPSPNTSFFDSKAYPKDGILSSLQRSNATTVKDASAIWKNSKRRPSKVVSISEMNLILQHNHDSLHSQGVPASSSAVNAEILNAKSEIENAPIVMNDSRLYSPLYRNVSMFRRSYELMEKMLKVFIYPDGDKPIFHEPLLEGIYASEGWFMKSMEGNKQFTTQDPDKAHLFYIPFSSRLLQLTLYVRNSHKRSNLIEYMKNYVDMIAGKYPFWNRTNGTDHFVVACHDWAPAETRGRMLNCIRALCNADTEVGFKIGKDVSLPETYVRSDENPLKNIGGNPPSQRPILAFFAGGLHGYVRPMLLKLWENKEPDMKISGPLPHVRGNKNYIELMKSSRFCICARGHEVNSPRVVEAIFHECVPVIISDNFIPPLFEVLNWESFAVFIKEKHIAYLRDVLVSISEERYLEMHKRVKMVQEHFLWHHEPVKYDLFHMLLHSIWYNRVFYTS, from the exons ATGTTAGATTTAgcagttacaaaaaaaaaaatggatCTAGGATTTCTTAGATTTCTATGTCAAAGAGAAACAAGGAGATTAGTTTCATTGTTAGGAGTAACAATAGCTTTACTTTTTGTACTTCAATTTTCTGAACTTCCAAATAGTGAGTTTTTTTCTTCTCTTACTGCCAAAATCAAAAGTTTCACAATGGATACACCTATGGTTAATTCTAGCTCAATTAGTCCTCAATCATCTTCATTAGATCAAGTTGCAAGTTTAGAAAAGGGTAAAGGAGTTGAAACTGTTGTTGTTTTTAGAAATGATAGTTCATCAATGAGTAGTGTTGATGGAAAAGATGTTAATTTAACATCACAAGGGAATCAATCTTCCTTGCTTGCACCGCAACCTATGGTGCCTTCGCCCAATACATCATTTTTTGATTCAAAAGCGTATCCAAAGGATGGAATTTTGAGTTCTTTGCAACGTAGCAATGCGACGACGGTTAAAGATGCGTCTGCGATTTGGAAGAATTCCAAAAGGAGGCCTTCTAAAGTAGTTTCAATATCTGAGATGAACTTAATATTGCAGCATAACCATGATTCTTTGCATTCGCAGGGAGTG CCCGCGAGTTCTTCAGCTGTTAATGCGGAGATATTGAATGCaaaatcggagattgaaaatgcGCCTATTGTTATGAATGATTCGAGACTTTACTCACCTTTATACAGGAATGTTTCCATGTTTAGAAG GAGTTACGAACTAATGGAGAAGATGTTGAAAGTATTCATCTACCCGGACGGAGACAAGCCAATCTTCCACGAACCGTTACTGGAAGGAATATATGCATCAGAAGGATGGTTTATGAAATCAATGGAAGGAAACAAACAGTTTACAACTCAAGATCCTGACAAGGCTCACTTGTTTTACATACCTTTCAGTTCGAGATTGTTGCAGTTAACTCTTTATGTACGTAATTCGCACAAACGTTCAAACTTAATCGAGTACATGAAAAACTATGTCGATATGATTGCTGGAAAGTATCCTTTCTGGAATAGAACTAATGGAACAGATCACTTTGTTGTTGCTTGCCATGATTGG GCTCCTGCAGAAACACGAGGGCGAATGCTTAATTGCATCAGAGCACTTTGCAATGCTGACACCGAAGTAGGATTCAAGATCGGAAAAGATGTATCTCTTCCCGAAACTTACGTTAGATCGGATGAGAATCCTCTAAAAAACATAGGCGGCAACCCTCCTTCTCAACGGCCCATCCTAGCCTTCTTCGCAGGCGGCTTACACGGTTACGTTCGGCCTATGCTATTGAAGCTTTGGGAGAACAAAGAACCCGACATGAAAATTTCCGGCCCGTTACCACACGTCAGAGGTAACAAAAACTACATCGAGCTCATGAAGAGTAGCAGATTCTGCATATGCGCACGAGGTCACGAAGTTAATAGTCCTCGCGTGGTCGAGGCGATATTCCACGAGTGTGTTCCTGTTATCATATCGGATAATTTTATTCCTCCGTTATTCGAGGTTTTGAATTGGGAGTCTTTTGCTGTGTTCATCAAGGAGAAACATATTGCTTATTTGAGGGATGTACTGGTTTCGATCTCGGAAGAACGATACTTGGAAATGCATAAGAGGGTGAAAATGGTGCAGGAACATTTTCTTTGGCATCATGAGCCTGTTAAGTATGATTTGTTTCACATGCTTCTTCATTCAATTTGGTATAATAGAGTTTTCTATACAAGTTAG
- the LOC131660069 gene encoding probable glycosyltransferase At5g03795 isoform X1, which yields MLDLAVTKKKMDLGFLRFLCQRETRRLVSLLGVTIALLFVLQFSELPNSEFFSSLTAKIKSFTMDTPMVNSSSISPQSSSLDQVASLEKGKGVETVVVFRNDSSSMSSVDGKDVNLTSQGNQSSLLAPQPMVPSPNTSFFDSKAYPKDGILSSLQRSNATTVKDASAIWKNSKRRPSKVVSISEMNLILQHNHDSLHSQGVKPASSSAVNAEILNAKSEIENAPIVMNDSRLYSPLYRNVSMFRRSYELMEKMLKVFIYPDGDKPIFHEPLLEGIYASEGWFMKSMEGNKQFTTQDPDKAHLFYIPFSSRLLQLTLYVRNSHKRSNLIEYMKNYVDMIAGKYPFWNRTNGTDHFVVACHDWAPAETRGRMLNCIRALCNADTEVGFKIGKDVSLPETYVRSDENPLKNIGGNPPSQRPILAFFAGGLHGYVRPMLLKLWENKEPDMKISGPLPHVRGNKNYIELMKSSRFCICARGHEVNSPRVVEAIFHECVPVIISDNFIPPLFEVLNWESFAVFIKEKHIAYLRDVLVSISEERYLEMHKRVKMVQEHFLWHHEPVKYDLFHMLLHSIWYNRVFYTS from the exons ATGTTAGATTTAgcagttacaaaaaaaaaaatggatCTAGGATTTCTTAGATTTCTATGTCAAAGAGAAACAAGGAGATTAGTTTCATTGTTAGGAGTAACAATAGCTTTACTTTTTGTACTTCAATTTTCTGAACTTCCAAATAGTGAGTTTTTTTCTTCTCTTACTGCCAAAATCAAAAGTTTCACAATGGATACACCTATGGTTAATTCTAGCTCAATTAGTCCTCAATCATCTTCATTAGATCAAGTTGCAAGTTTAGAAAAGGGTAAAGGAGTTGAAACTGTTGTTGTTTTTAGAAATGATAGTTCATCAATGAGTAGTGTTGATGGAAAAGATGTTAATTTAACATCACAAGGGAATCAATCTTCCTTGCTTGCACCGCAACCTATGGTGCCTTCGCCCAATACATCATTTTTTGATTCAAAAGCGTATCCAAAGGATGGAATTTTGAGTTCTTTGCAACGTAGCAATGCGACGACGGTTAAAGATGCGTCTGCGATTTGGAAGAATTCCAAAAGGAGGCCTTCTAAAGTAGTTTCAATATCTGAGATGAACTTAATATTGCAGCATAACCATGATTCTTTGCATTCGCAGGGAGTG AAGCCCGCGAGTTCTTCAGCTGTTAATGCGGAGATATTGAATGCaaaatcggagattgaaaatgcGCCTATTGTTATGAATGATTCGAGACTTTACTCACCTTTATACAGGAATGTTTCCATGTTTAGAAG GAGTTACGAACTAATGGAGAAGATGTTGAAAGTATTCATCTACCCGGACGGAGACAAGCCAATCTTCCACGAACCGTTACTGGAAGGAATATATGCATCAGAAGGATGGTTTATGAAATCAATGGAAGGAAACAAACAGTTTACAACTCAAGATCCTGACAAGGCTCACTTGTTTTACATACCTTTCAGTTCGAGATTGTTGCAGTTAACTCTTTATGTACGTAATTCGCACAAACGTTCAAACTTAATCGAGTACATGAAAAACTATGTCGATATGATTGCTGGAAAGTATCCTTTCTGGAATAGAACTAATGGAACAGATCACTTTGTTGTTGCTTGCCATGATTGG GCTCCTGCAGAAACACGAGGGCGAATGCTTAATTGCATCAGAGCACTTTGCAATGCTGACACCGAAGTAGGATTCAAGATCGGAAAAGATGTATCTCTTCCCGAAACTTACGTTAGATCGGATGAGAATCCTCTAAAAAACATAGGCGGCAACCCTCCTTCTCAACGGCCCATCCTAGCCTTCTTCGCAGGCGGCTTACACGGTTACGTTCGGCCTATGCTATTGAAGCTTTGGGAGAACAAAGAACCCGACATGAAAATTTCCGGCCCGTTACCACACGTCAGAGGTAACAAAAACTACATCGAGCTCATGAAGAGTAGCAGATTCTGCATATGCGCACGAGGTCACGAAGTTAATAGTCCTCGCGTGGTCGAGGCGATATTCCACGAGTGTGTTCCTGTTATCATATCGGATAATTTTATTCCTCCGTTATTCGAGGTTTTGAATTGGGAGTCTTTTGCTGTGTTCATCAAGGAGAAACATATTGCTTATTTGAGGGATGTACTGGTTTCGATCTCGGAAGAACGATACTTGGAAATGCATAAGAGGGTGAAAATGGTGCAGGAACATTTTCTTTGGCATCATGAGCCTGTTAAGTATGATTTGTTTCACATGCTTCTTCATTCAATTTGGTATAATAGAGTTTTCTATACAAGTTAG